The following proteins come from a genomic window of Nakamurella alba:
- the polA gene encoding DNA polymerase I has protein sequence MATSTTTPRRRSTTPASTQPTPAAPPADGSPLLLLLDGHSLAYRAFFALPVEKFSTTTGQPTNAVYGFTSMLINLLRDERPTHVAVAFDLSRQTWRREEYAEYKANRSSSPTDFKGQVELIKEVLVALRIPSLTAENFEADDVIATLTTRAVAEDMSIRICTGDRDALQLVQDKVTVLYPRKGVSDMARFTPEEVESKYGLTPLQYPDFAALRGDPSDNLPGIAGVGEKTAAKWVRDFGSLTELVDRVDEVGGKVGDALRANLSNVLQNRRLTELVRDIPLDVDPVVDLKAQPYDREAVHSIFDNLQFKVLRERLLETFEQADETSTEGFEIAGARLAVGDVAGWLARHAAVGPVGLTVRGVWRPGGGDVHSIAFATQDGEGAVVDVTALDESDDAALAGWLADPAIPKVGHDLKPALNAIAARGWTLEGLADDTALAAYLALPGQRAFDLGDLVQRYLHRTLEAAGPEQDDAQPAFSFDEDGSEQKDRADMVQARAVLDLAAALDTQLAEGGQQQRLLTDMELPVMRVLSRMERTGIAVDSDYLADLHSTFSTEATTAAQAAYAEIGKEVNLGSPKQLQVVLFDELQMPKTKRTKTGYTTDADALIALHEQTGHPFLTHLLRHRDVTKLKSTVEGLQKAVGDDGRIHTTYLQTVAATGRLSSTEPNLQNIPVRTDEGRLIRKAFIAGDGFDNLLTADYSQIEMRIMAHLSEDEGLIEAFRSGEDLHTAVAAMAFSIPTEEVHGEMRRRIKAMSYGLAYGLSAFGLAGQLKIPVEEAREQMNAYFDRFGGIRDYLRRTVDVARLDGYTETVFGRRRYLPDLTSDNRQRRELAERAALNAPIQGSAADIIKVAMLGAQRRIDEEQLRSRLLLQVHDELVCEVAPGEQEQLTALLREEMAGAYQLSVELDVSVGVGRSWDDAAH, from the coding sequence ATGGCGACCTCCACGACCACCCCCCGCCGGCGCAGCACCACCCCCGCCTCGACGCAGCCGACCCCGGCGGCCCCGCCGGCCGACGGCAGCCCGCTGCTGCTCCTGCTGGACGGTCACTCGCTGGCCTACCGGGCCTTCTTCGCGCTCCCGGTGGAGAAGTTCTCGACCACCACCGGCCAGCCGACCAACGCGGTCTACGGCTTCACCTCGATGCTGATCAACCTGCTGCGCGACGAGCGGCCGACGCATGTCGCGGTCGCCTTCGACCTGTCCCGGCAGACCTGGCGGCGCGAGGAGTACGCGGAGTACAAGGCCAACCGGAGCAGCTCGCCGACCGACTTCAAGGGGCAGGTGGAGCTGATCAAGGAGGTGCTGGTCGCCCTCCGCATCCCCAGCCTGACGGCGGAGAACTTCGAGGCCGACGACGTCATCGCCACCCTGACCACCCGCGCCGTCGCCGAGGACATGTCGATCCGGATCTGCACCGGCGACCGCGATGCGCTGCAGCTGGTCCAGGACAAGGTCACCGTGCTCTACCCCCGCAAGGGTGTCTCCGACATGGCCCGGTTCACCCCGGAGGAGGTCGAGTCGAAGTACGGGCTGACGCCGCTGCAGTACCCGGACTTCGCCGCGCTCCGGGGCGATCCCAGCGACAACCTGCCGGGCATCGCCGGGGTCGGCGAGAAGACCGCGGCGAAGTGGGTGCGGGACTTCGGGTCGCTCACCGAGTTGGTGGACCGGGTGGACGAGGTCGGCGGCAAGGTCGGGGATGCGTTGCGCGCCAACCTGTCCAACGTCCTGCAGAACCGCCGGCTCACCGAGCTGGTCCGGGACATCCCGCTGGACGTCGACCCGGTGGTCGACCTGAAGGCCCAGCCGTACGACCGCGAGGCCGTGCACAGCATCTTCGACAACCTGCAGTTCAAGGTGCTCCGGGAGCGGCTGCTGGAGACGTTCGAGCAGGCCGACGAGACGAGCACCGAGGGCTTCGAGATCGCCGGCGCCCGGCTGGCGGTCGGTGACGTCGCCGGATGGCTGGCCCGGCACGCCGCGGTCGGGCCGGTGGGTCTGACCGTGCGCGGGGTGTGGCGGCCGGGCGGTGGCGACGTGCACTCCATCGCCTTCGCCACCCAGGACGGCGAGGGGGCCGTCGTCGACGTCACGGCCCTCGACGAGTCGGACGACGCGGCCCTGGCCGGGTGGCTGGCCGACCCGGCCATCCCGAAGGTCGGTCACGACCTCAAGCCCGCGCTGAACGCCATCGCCGCCCGCGGCTGGACGCTGGAGGGCCTGGCCGACGACACCGCGCTGGCCGCCTATCTCGCGCTGCCCGGACAGCGCGCCTTCGATCTCGGCGACCTGGTGCAGCGCTACCTGCACCGCACCCTCGAGGCCGCCGGCCCCGAGCAGGACGACGCGCAGCCGGCGTTCTCCTTCGACGAGGACGGGTCCGAGCAGAAGGACCGCGCCGACATGGTGCAGGCCCGCGCCGTGCTCGACCTGGCGGCCGCGCTGGACACCCAGCTCGCCGAGGGCGGCCAGCAGCAGCGGCTGTTGACGGACATGGAGCTGCCGGTCATGCGGGTGCTGTCCCGCATGGAACGGACCGGGATCGCCGTCGACAGCGACTATCTCGCCGATCTGCACAGCACCTTCTCGACCGAGGCGACCACCGCGGCGCAGGCCGCCTACGCGGAGATCGGCAAGGAGGTGAATCTCGGATCGCCCAAACAGCTGCAGGTGGTGCTGTTCGACGAGCTGCAGATGCCGAAGACCAAGCGCACCAAGACCGGGTACACCACGGATGCCGACGCCCTCATCGCGCTGCACGAGCAGACCGGGCACCCGTTCCTCACGCACCTGCTGCGGCACCGGGACGTCACCAAGCTGAAGTCGACCGTCGAGGGGTTGCAGAAGGCGGTGGGCGACGACGGCCGGATCCACACCACGTACCTGCAGACGGTCGCCGCCACCGGCCGGCTGTCGTCCACCGAGCCGAACCTGCAGAACATCCCGGTGCGCACCGACGAGGGCCGGCTGATCCGCAAGGCGTTCATCGCCGGCGACGGCTTCGACAACCTGCTGACCGCCGACTACTCGCAGATCGAGATGCGGATCATGGCGCACCTGTCGGAGGACGAGGGTCTGATCGAGGCCTTCCGCTCCGGCGAGGACCTGCACACCGCGGTCGCGGCGATGGCCTTCTCCATCCCGACCGAGGAGGTGCACGGCGAGATGCGCCGGCGCATCAAGGCGATGAGCTACGGCCTGGCGTACGGGTTGTCGGCCTTCGGGCTGGCCGGTCAGCTGAAGATCCCGGTGGAGGAGGCGCGCGAGCAGATGAACGCCTACTTCGACCGCTTCGGCGGGATCCGGGACTACCTGCGGCGCACCGTCGACGTGGCGCGGCTCGACGGCTACACCGAGACGGTGTTCGGCCGGCGCCGGTACCTGCCCGACCTGACCAGTGACAACCGGCAGCGGCGGGAGCTCGCCGAGCGGGCCGCGCTGAACGCGCCGATCCAGGGCAGCGCCGCCGACATCATCAAGGTGGCGATGCTCGGTGCGCAGCGCCGGATCGACGAGGAGCAGCTGCGGTCGCGGCTGTTGCTGCAGGTGCACGACGAACTCGTCTGCGAGGTGGCGCCGGGGGAGCAGGAGCAGCTCACCGCGCTGCTCCGGGAGGAGATGGCCGGCGCCTACCAGCTCTCCGTCGAGCTCGACGTGTCCGTCGGGGTCGGGCGCAGCTGGGACGACGCCGCGCACTGA
- a CDS encoding ASCH domain-containing protein: MLLPKAVCEGIAEGRVTQAFRRWDKPRVKVGGTQLTPVGTVAFDAVEPADESTLTERDAELAGLKNLATLHKMLARTEGDLYRITLRLAGPDPRVALRELIPEPVEIEALTAKMDRMDKGSPTGPWTREVLRWIRDHPGIVSTEMAAALDRERWALKTDVRRLKTLGLTISLEVGYLLSPRGEAYLAATEPKKRVRRSRAVAPAAGVDGSTAPKATDGSAPVRKARARRTSTT; this comes from the coding sequence GTGCTGCTGCCGAAGGCCGTGTGCGAGGGGATCGCCGAGGGGCGGGTGACCCAGGCGTTCCGCCGCTGGGACAAGCCGCGGGTCAAGGTCGGCGGCACCCAGCTCACCCCGGTCGGGACGGTCGCCTTCGACGCGGTCGAACCGGCCGACGAGTCGACGCTGACCGAGCGGGACGCCGAGCTCGCCGGTCTGAAGAACCTCGCCACGCTGCACAAGATGCTCGCCAGGACCGAGGGTGACCTGTACCGGATCACCCTCCGGTTGGCCGGCCCCGACCCGAGAGTTGCGCTGCGCGAACTGATCCCGGAGCCGGTGGAGATCGAGGCGCTCACCGCGAAGATGGACCGGATGGACAAGGGCAGCCCCACCGGCCCCTGGACGCGCGAGGTGCTGCGCTGGATCCGGGACCACCCGGGCATCGTGTCCACCGAGATGGCCGCGGCGCTGGACCGCGAGCGGTGGGCACTCAAGACCGACGTCCGCCGACTGAAGACGCTCGGCCTGACCATCAGCCTCGAGGTCGGCTACCTGCTCTCGCCCCGTGGCGAGGCCTACCTCGCGGCCACCGAACCGAAGAAGCGGGTGCGCCGGTCCCGCGCCGTGGCTCCTGCCGCTGGGGTGGACGGATCGACAGCGCCGAAGGCGACGGACGGATCCGCACCGGTCAGGAAAGCCCGCGCCCGGCGGACGTCAACGACGTAG
- a CDS encoding class I SAM-dependent methyltransferase — protein MGPTRPRRRDADQDDSRFANRRWWDADADDYHAEHGTFLGDADFVWCPENLHEAEAGLLGDVAGATVLEVGCGSAPCSRWLVGLGARVVAFDLSAGMLRHSHDADRRTGVTVPVVQADVCLLPFLDNSFDIAFSAFGGIPFVADSAGALREVARVLRPGGRWVFSATHPMRWMFPDDPGPAGLTVIQSYFDRSPYLEVDADDRPAYVEHHRTLGDRIREIVDAGFVLDALIEPEWPEGFEGTWGQWSPERGEMFPGTAIYCCTLPG, from the coding sequence CTGGGCCCGACCCGGCCACGCCGCCGTGACGCCGATCAGGACGATTCGCGGTTCGCCAACCGACGCTGGTGGGACGCGGACGCCGACGACTACCACGCCGAGCACGGCACGTTCCTGGGCGACGCCGACTTCGTGTGGTGCCCGGAGAACCTGCACGAGGCGGAGGCGGGCCTGCTCGGCGACGTCGCCGGGGCGACAGTGCTGGAGGTGGGGTGCGGGTCGGCGCCGTGCAGCCGGTGGCTGGTCGGCCTGGGTGCCCGGGTGGTGGCGTTCGACCTGTCGGCCGGGATGCTGCGGCACTCGCACGACGCGGACCGGCGCACGGGCGTCACGGTGCCCGTGGTCCAGGCCGACGTCTGCCTGCTCCCCTTCCTCGACAACTCCTTCGACATCGCCTTCTCCGCCTTCGGCGGCATCCCGTTCGTCGCGGACTCGGCCGGCGCGCTGCGTGAGGTCGCCCGGGTGCTGCGACCGGGCGGTCGGTGGGTGTTCTCGGCGACCCACCCGATGCGCTGGATGTTTCCGGACGACCCCGGTCCGGCCGGTCTGACCGTGATCCAGTCCTACTTCGACCGCTCCCCGTACCTCGAAGTGGACGCCGACGACCGGCCCGCCTACGTCGAGCACCACCGGACCTTGGGTGACCGCATTCGGGAGATCGTCGATGCCGGGTTCGTACTCGACGCCCTGATCGAGCCGGAGTGGCCGGAGGGTTTCGAGGGGACCTGGGGTCAGTGGTCGCCGGAGCGCGGGGAGATGTTCCCCGGGACGGCCATCTACTGCTGCACCCTCCCGGGCTGA
- the rpsA gene encoding 30S ribosomal protein S1, with product MSTPTTTVPQVAINDIGTAEDFLAAVDQTIKYFNDGDIVEGIIVKVDRDEVLLDIGYKTEGVIPSRELSIKHDVDPNEVVEIGEHVEALVLQKEDKEGRLILSKKRAQYERAWGTIEKVKEEDGVVSGTVIEVVKGGLILDIGLRGFLPASLVEMRRVRDLQPYVGRQLDAKIIELDKNRNNVVLSRRQWLEQTQSEVRSEFLNQLGKGQVRKGTVSSIVNFGAFVDLGGVDGLVHVSELSWKHIDHPSEVVEVGQEVTVEVLDVDMDRERVSLSLKATQEDPWRHFARTHAIGQIVPGKVTKLVPFGAFVRVYDGIEGLVHISELAGRHVEIPEQVVTVDEEIFVRVIDIDLERRRISLSLKQANEGITPETDFDEVRAQYGVVDHYDDAGNFLPPEGFDVATGEWLEGYDTQREAWEKQYSDAHTVYESHLKQIAAAQKADAEAAEPSNYSSGSTDAAATPAGSLVNDEQLAALRERLAGN from the coding sequence ATGTCCACCCCCACCACCACCGTCCCGCAGGTCGCGATCAACGACATCGGGACGGCCGAGGACTTCCTCGCCGCGGTCGATCAGACCATCAAGTACTTCAACGACGGCGACATCGTCGAGGGCATCATCGTCAAGGTCGACCGTGACGAGGTCCTGCTCGACATCGGTTACAAGACCGAGGGCGTCATCCCCTCCCGCGAGCTGTCCATCAAGCACGATGTCGACCCCAACGAGGTCGTCGAGATCGGCGAGCACGTCGAGGCCCTGGTTCTCCAGAAGGAGGACAAGGAAGGCCGGCTCATCCTGTCCAAGAAGCGTGCGCAGTACGAGCGCGCCTGGGGCACGATCGAGAAGGTCAAGGAGGAGGACGGCGTCGTCTCCGGCACCGTCATCGAGGTCGTCAAGGGCGGCCTGATCCTGGACATCGGCCTGCGCGGCTTCCTGCCCGCCTCGCTGGTGGAGATGCGTCGTGTCCGCGACCTGCAGCCGTACGTCGGCCGTCAGCTGGACGCGAAGATCATCGAGCTCGACAAGAACCGCAACAACGTCGTGCTGTCCCGTCGCCAGTGGCTGGAGCAGACCCAGTCCGAGGTGCGCAGCGAGTTCCTCAACCAGCTGGGCAAGGGCCAGGTCCGCAAGGGCACGGTCTCCTCGATCGTCAACTTCGGTGCCTTCGTGGACCTGGGTGGCGTCGACGGCCTGGTGCACGTCTCCGAGCTGTCCTGGAAGCACATCGACCACCCGAGCGAGGTCGTCGAGGTGGGCCAGGAGGTCACCGTCGAGGTCCTCGACGTGGACATGGACCGCGAGCGCGTCTCCCTGTCGCTGAAGGCGACCCAGGAGGACCCGTGGCGTCACTTCGCCCGGACCCACGCGATCGGCCAGATCGTGCCGGGCAAGGTCACCAAGCTGGTGCCGTTCGGTGCGTTCGTGCGCGTCTACGACGGCATCGAGGGCCTGGTCCACATCTCCGAGCTGGCCGGCCGCCACGTGGAGATCCCGGAGCAGGTCGTCACGGTGGACGAGGAGATCTTCGTCCGGGTCATCGACATCGACCTGGAGCGTCGCCGGATCTCGCTGTCGCTGAAGCAGGCCAACGAGGGGATCACCCCGGAGACCGACTTCGACGAGGTGCGTGCCCAGTACGGCGTGGTGGACCACTACGACGACGCCGGCAACTTCCTGCCGCCGGAGGGCTTCGACGTGGCCACCGGCGAGTGGCTGGAGGGTTACGACACCCAGCGCGAGGCGTGGGAGAAGCAGTACTCGGACGCGCACACCGTGTACGAGTCCCACCTCAAGCAGATCGCCGCGGCCCAGAAGGCCGACGCCGAGGCTGCCGAGCCGAGCAACTACTCGTCCGGTTCCACCGATGCCGCCGCCACTCCGGCCGGCTCGCTGGTGAACGACGAGCAGCTGGCCGCTCTCCGCGAGCGTCTCGCCGGCAACTGA
- a CDS encoding MmyB family transcriptional regulator: MDGTGADFTRLWTCTRGKMLEQKRFDDPEVGPVSLRMQAFGVPAAPGQELVV; the protein is encoded by the coding sequence GTGGACGGGACTGGTGCCGACTTCACCCGGCTGTGGACATGCACCCGCGGGAAGATGTTGGAGCAGAAGCGGTTCGACGATCCGGAGGTCGGACCGGTCAGTCTGCGCATGCAGGCGTTCGGGGTGCCGGCCGCGCCCGGCCAGGAACTGGTCGTGTAG
- the coaE gene encoding dephospho-CoA kinase yields the protein MLLLIAVTGGIGAGKSTVSRVLAGHGAVVIDSDRLAREVVAPGSPGLAAIGEAFGPAVLAADGSLDRPALGSIVFADPDARKVLEGITHPLVRARFAELAAAAPEDSVVVNDIPLLVSQEVAATFHLVVGVHVELATRVRRLVDRGHTEADARARIAAQIDDEARGGLCDAWIGNDGAPEDTDQLVDELWRERIVPMRNAVANGVATGWTGESLRHGSAARTVLRLHRATGQEATRVAGGAGGAPLVVELPASAAESGEALTRAGFPPVAGDADRRGPADPALNLDLRLVEMS from the coding sequence ATGCTGTTGCTGATCGCCGTGACCGGCGGTATCGGGGCGGGCAAGTCGACGGTCTCCAGGGTGCTGGCCGGGCACGGCGCGGTGGTGATCGACTCCGATCGGCTCGCCCGCGAGGTGGTCGCGCCGGGCAGTCCCGGGTTGGCGGCGATCGGTGAGGCTTTTGGTCCGGCGGTGTTGGCCGCCGACGGATCGCTCGACCGTCCGGCCCTCGGGTCGATCGTGTTCGCCGACCCCGATGCCCGGAAGGTGCTCGAAGGCATCACCCACCCCCTGGTCCGGGCCCGCTTCGCCGAGCTGGCCGCTGCCGCACCCGAGGACTCCGTGGTGGTGAACGACATCCCGCTGCTGGTCAGCCAGGAGGTGGCGGCCACCTTCCATCTGGTGGTGGGGGTGCACGTCGAGCTGGCGACCAGGGTCCGTCGGCTGGTGGACCGCGGTCACACCGAGGCGGATGCACGGGCCCGGATCGCCGCTCAGATCGACGACGAGGCACGCGGCGGCCTCTGCGACGCCTGGATCGGCAACGACGGGGCGCCGGAGGACACCGACCAACTGGTCGACGAGTTGTGGCGGGAGCGGATCGTGCCGATGCGCAACGCGGTGGCGAACGGGGTGGCCACCGGCTGGACCGGGGAGTCGCTGCGACACGGGTCGGCCGCCCGGACGGTGCTGCGGCTGCACCGCGCCACCGGGCAGGAGGCGACCAGGGTTGCGGGCGGGGCCGGCGGCGCGCCGCTGGTGGTCGAGCTCCCGGCGTCCGCGGCAGAGTCCGGCGAGGCGCTGACCCGCGCCGGATTCCCGCCGGTGGCGGGTGACGCGGATCGGCGTGGGCCCGCCGATCCCGCCCTCAACCTGGACTTGAGGCTTGTCGAAATGTCTTGA
- the uvrB gene encoding excinuclease ABC subunit UvrB gives MAFATEHPVLAVSEHRPVGEVPRSKARFEVVSEFKPSGDQPAAIDELAKRLGRNEKDVVLLGATGTGKSATTAWLIEQVQRPTLVMAPNKTLAAQLANELRELFPNNAVEYFVSYYDYYQPEAYVPQTDTYIEKDSSINADVERLRHSATMSLLSRRDVIVVASVSCIYGLGTPQSYLDRSLPVQVGQQIDRDMLLRALVDVQYTRNDMSFTRGSFRVRGDTVEIIPAYEELAVRIEFFGDEIERLYYLHPLTGDIVREVPGLRIFPATHYVAGPERMAKAISGIEQELEQRLAELEKQNQLLEAQRLRMRTTYDIEMMRQVGFCSGIENYSRHIDGRGPGTAPATLIDYFPDDFLLVIDESHVTVPQIGAMYEGDASRKRTLVEHGFRLPSAMDNRPLTWEEFAGRIGQTVYLSATPGPYEMGRAQGEFVEQVIRPTGLVDPEVIIKPTTGQIDDLVGEIRTRTEKDERILVTTLTKKMSEDLTDYLLELGIRVRYLHSEVDTLRRVELLRELRMGEFDVLVGINLLREGLDLPEVSLVAILDADKEGFLRSETSLIQTIGRAARNVNGQVHMYADKITPSMAHAIDETNRRRDKQTAYNKEKGIDPQPLRKKINDILERVYAEAEDTVEGGKVPIGGSGRNASRGRKAPEKGGSSGVYAGHSTAGMARSELADLVQQLTDQMMAAARELQFELAGRLRDEIAELKREIRDMDASGVTASSR, from the coding sequence GTGGCATTCGCGACAGAACATCCGGTCCTGGCGGTCTCCGAGCACCGTCCGGTGGGGGAGGTCCCCCGTAGCAAGGCGCGCTTCGAGGTCGTCAGCGAGTTCAAGCCGTCCGGCGACCAGCCGGCGGCCATCGACGAGCTGGCGAAGCGGCTGGGCCGCAACGAGAAGGACGTCGTGCTGCTCGGTGCCACCGGTACCGGCAAGTCCGCCACCACGGCCTGGCTGATCGAGCAGGTGCAGCGCCCCACCCTGGTGATGGCGCCGAACAAGACATTGGCCGCCCAGCTGGCGAACGAGCTGCGCGAGCTCTTCCCGAACAACGCGGTCGAGTACTTCGTCTCGTACTACGACTACTACCAGCCCGAGGCCTACGTCCCGCAGACGGACACCTACATCGAGAAGGACTCGTCGATCAACGCCGACGTCGAGCGGCTGCGGCACTCGGCGACCATGTCGCTGCTGTCCCGGCGCGACGTCATCGTGGTGGCCTCGGTGTCCTGCATCTACGGCCTCGGCACGCCGCAGTCCTATCTCGACCGCTCGCTCCCGGTGCAGGTCGGCCAGCAGATCGACCGCGACATGCTGCTGCGCGCCCTGGTCGACGTGCAGTACACCCGCAACGACATGTCGTTCACCCGTGGGTCCTTCCGGGTGCGCGGCGACACGGTGGAGATCATCCCGGCCTACGAGGAACTGGCCGTCCGGATCGAGTTCTTCGGCGACGAGATCGAGCGGCTGTACTACCTGCACCCGCTCACCGGCGACATCGTCCGCGAGGTGCCGGGCCTGCGGATCTTCCCGGCGACGCACTACGTCGCGGGCCCGGAGCGGATGGCCAAGGCGATCTCCGGCATCGAGCAGGAGCTGGAGCAGCGGTTGGCCGAGCTGGAGAAGCAGAACCAGCTGCTGGAGGCACAGCGGCTGCGGATGCGGACCACCTACGACATCGAGATGATGCGCCAGGTCGGGTTCTGCTCCGGGATCGAGAACTACTCACGGCACATCGACGGCCGCGGGCCGGGCACCGCGCCGGCGACCCTGATCGACTACTTCCCGGACGACTTCCTGCTGGTGATCGACGAGTCGCACGTGACGGTGCCGCAGATCGGCGCCATGTACGAGGGAGACGCCTCGCGCAAACGCACCCTGGTCGAGCACGGGTTCCGGCTGCCCTCGGCGATGGACAACCGGCCGCTCACCTGGGAGGAGTTCGCCGGGCGCATCGGGCAGACCGTCTACCTGTCGGCGACCCCGGGTCCGTACGAGATGGGCCGCGCGCAGGGCGAGTTCGTGGAGCAGGTCATCCGGCCGACCGGGCTGGTCGACCCCGAGGTGATCATCAAGCCCACCACCGGCCAGATCGACGACCTGGTCGGCGAGATCCGCACCCGCACCGAGAAGGACGAGCGGATCCTGGTCACCACGCTGACCAAGAAGATGTCCGAGGACCTCACCGACTACCTGCTCGAGCTGGGCATCCGGGTGCGGTACCTGCACTCCGAGGTCGACACCCTGCGCCGGGTCGAGCTGCTGCGCGAGCTCCGGATGGGGGAGTTCGACGTGCTGGTCGGCATCAACCTGCTCCGGGAGGGACTCGACCTGCCCGAGGTGTCGCTGGTGGCGATCCTGGACGCGGACAAGGAGGGCTTCCTGCGGTCCGAGACCTCGTTGATCCAGACGATCGGCCGGGCCGCCCGGAACGTCAACGGCCAGGTCCACATGTACGCGGACAAGATCACCCCGTCGATGGCGCACGCGATCGACGAGACGAACCGGCGCCGGGACAAGCAGACCGCCTACAACAAGGAGAAGGGGATCGATCCGCAGCCGCTGCGGAAGAAGATCAACGACATCCTGGAGCGGGTGTACGCAGAAGCCGAGGACACCGTCGAGGGTGGCAAGGTGCCGATCGGCGGGTCCGGCCGGAACGCCTCGCGGGGCCGGAAGGCGCCGGAGAAGGGCGGGTCGTCGGGTGTGTACGCCGGGCACTCGACCGCCGGCATGGCCCGGTCCGAGCTGGCCGACCTGGTGCAGCAGCTGACCGATCAGATGATGGCCGCGGCACGCGAGTTGCAGTTCGAGCTGGCCGGGCGGCTCCGTGACGAGATCGCCGAGCTGAAGCGGGAGATCAGGGACATGGACGCCTCCGGCGTCACAGCATCCAGCCGCTGA
- a CDS encoding VOC family protein, whose translation MTGTIAVQITFDAAHPGALSEFWAVALGYRLDDPPPGFETWEEALQASGLPEERWDDASALVPLHGNGPRLFFQKVPEPKAGKNRLHLDVSVGKGIKDPDERWETVMAHVERLIGVGGTVVEERRSDWGDHWMVMQDPEGNEFCVQ comes from the coding sequence ATGACCGGCACGATCGCCGTGCAGATCACGTTCGACGCGGCCCACCCGGGTGCGCTGTCCGAGTTCTGGGCGGTGGCCCTCGGCTACCGGCTGGACGATCCGCCGCCCGGGTTCGAGACCTGGGAGGAGGCACTGCAGGCCTCGGGGCTGCCGGAGGAGCGCTGGGACGACGCGAGCGCGCTGGTTCCGTTGCACGGCAACGGTCCCCGGCTCTTCTTCCAGAAGGTCCCGGAGCCCAAGGCCGGCAAGAACCGGCTGCACCTCGACGTCAGCGTCGGGAAGGGGATCAAGGACCCGGACGAGCGGTGGGAGACGGTGATGGCCCACGTCGAACGACTCATCGGTGTCGGCGGCACCGTCGTCGAGGAACGACGCAGCGACTGGGGCGACCACTGGATGGTCATGCAGGACCCGGAAGGCAATGAGTTCTGCGTGCAGTAG
- a CDS encoding ABC transporter permease, with protein sequence MSTSHDPSTEAAVHAMSGLPEPAPVTSSGVPVGFKAGRTLPVRVELARQLRRRRTQLSLAFMVLLPIILVIAFSVGDDNGGNRSSFVDLAGAGAANFAMVTLFFSTSFLLIVVIALFFGDTIASEASWSSLRYLLAMPVPRIRLLRQKILVAGLLSLIALALLAVSGWLIGLIVYGNGPLTTPIGDTFTGMDSIGRLGLVLCYVVVQLTWVAGLAFFLSVSTDAPLGAVGGAVLLAILSQILNQIDALEDLRNLLPTRYAFSWTGALVDPVRWDDMVRGGFSSLAYAVVFFGLGVLRFRRKDITS encoded by the coding sequence ATGAGCACCTCTCACGATCCGTCCACCGAGGCTGCGGTCCATGCGATGTCCGGGCTGCCGGAGCCGGCACCGGTGACGTCGTCCGGCGTGCCGGTCGGCTTCAAGGCCGGCCGCACGCTGCCGGTTCGGGTGGAACTGGCCCGGCAGCTGCGCCGCCGGCGGACCCAGCTGTCGCTGGCCTTCATGGTGCTGCTGCCCATCATCCTGGTGATCGCGTTCTCGGTCGGCGACGACAACGGTGGTAACCGCAGCTCTTTCGTGGACCTGGCAGGGGCCGGCGCCGCGAACTTCGCGATGGTCACCCTGTTCTTCTCCACCAGCTTCCTGCTGATCGTGGTGATCGCCCTCTTCTTCGGCGACACCATCGCCTCCGAGGCGTCCTGGTCCTCGCTGCGCTACCTGCTGGCGATGCCGGTGCCGCGGATCCGGCTGCTCCGGCAGAAAATCCTGGTGGCCGGCCTGCTGTCACTGATCGCACTGGCCCTGCTCGCGGTCAGCGGCTGGCTGATCGGGCTGATCGTCTACGGCAACGGCCCGCTGACCACACCCATCGGGGACACCTTCACCGGCATGGACAGCATCGGGCGACTCGGCCTGGTGCTCTGCTACGTCGTCGTCCAGCTGACCTGGGTGGCCGGGCTGGCGTTCTTCCTCAGCGTCTCCACCGATGCGCCGCTGGGTGCCGTCGGCGGCGCGGTGCTGCTGGCGATCCTGTCCCAGATCCTCAACCAGATCGACGCGCTCGAGGACCTGCGGAACCTGCTGCCGACGCGCTACGCCTTCTCCTGGACCGGGGCGCTCGTCGACCCGGTGCGCTGGGACGACATGGTGCGCGGTGGGTTCTCCTCACTCGCCTACGCCGTGGTGTTCTTCGGCCTCGGCGTGCTGCGCTTCCGGCGCAAGGACATCACCAGCTGA